One window from the genome of Streptomyces sp. WZ-12 encodes:
- a CDS encoding EI24 domain-containing protein, translating to MRDLVAGVRYLGRGVCWAARHGRWWGFGLIPALIALVLYAGALFALTLESGDLAAWATPFADGWGSPWQGLLRGLFVALLLAGGLTLSVLTFTAVTLLIGDPFYESLSERVEESAGGCPPGPDRPLWRELGIALRDMAHVLLRAAAFGVLFFALGFLPVVGQTVVPVVGTCVTGFFLTVELTTVAMQRRDVPVRARLALLRGRWGLAVGFGAPLVLLFLIPLAAVVLTPGAVAGATLLVRELMPTGADAGPAVADGAEPEGRAVPASW from the coding sequence ATGCGTGATCTTGTGGCGGGGGTGCGGTATCTGGGCCGGGGCGTGTGCTGGGCCGCCCGGCACGGCCGGTGGTGGGGATTCGGGCTGATCCCGGCCCTGATCGCGCTGGTGCTCTACGCCGGGGCGCTGTTCGCGCTGACCCTGGAGTCCGGCGACCTCGCCGCCTGGGCGACGCCGTTCGCCGACGGCTGGGGCTCCCCCTGGCAGGGGCTGTTGCGCGGGCTGTTCGTGGCGCTGCTGCTGGCCGGCGGGCTGACGCTGTCGGTGCTGACGTTCACCGCCGTCACCCTGCTGATCGGCGACCCCTTCTACGAGTCGCTCTCCGAGCGGGTCGAGGAGAGCGCCGGCGGCTGCCCACCCGGCCCGGACCGCCCGCTGTGGCGCGAACTCGGCATCGCGCTGCGGGACATGGCCCATGTACTGCTGCGGGCCGCCGCCTTCGGGGTGCTGTTCTTCGCGCTGGGCTTCCTGCCGGTCGTCGGGCAGACCGTGGTCCCGGTCGTCGGCACCTGCGTCACCGGCTTCTTCCTCACCGTCGAGCTGACCACGGTGGCGATGCAGCGCCGGGACGTCCCGGTCCGGGCCCGGCTTGCGCTGCTGCGCGGGCGGTGGGGGCTGGCGGTCGGCTTCGGGGCGCCGCTGGTGCTGCTGTTCCTGATCCCGCTCGCGGCGGTGGTGCTCACGCCGGGGGCGGTGGCCGGGGCCACCCTGCTGGTGCGGGAGCTGATGCCGACCGGGGCGGACGCCGGGCCGGCGGTGGCGGACGGGGCGGAGCCCGAGGGCCGGGCGGTGCCGGCCTCCTGGTGA
- a CDS encoding class I SAM-dependent methyltransferase, whose protein sequence is MTQQPPPAGGTGRPAQPDHPDGPPGPELPDRVAATYGEKDLSTVPAFAGGFINFGYWAWLPEPTDRPLTEDDRIRSEQDLYRLVLDTCDRPRGRTALEVGCGRGLGCALALREFDFGSVIGLDAHPDQIARALEANAELLTEKAGPRRLEFVLGPAQRMPLPDACTDVVYSVEAAQHFRDLAGFAREAVRVLRPAGHFALATFLARVPDAVRVLPQLLPPYANGLDMTHLVDDVAGTFTAAGLRDVAVTPIGDGVWESYDRYMAERPELRDKWPRQYLTAYQTGLLDYYLITAAAPAD, encoded by the coding sequence ATGACCCAGCAGCCGCCCCCGGCCGGCGGTACCGGCCGGCCCGCGCAACCGGACCACCCGGACGGCCCACCCGGACCGGAGCTCCCCGACCGGGTCGCCGCCACCTACGGCGAGAAGGACCTCAGCACCGTCCCCGCGTTCGCCGGCGGCTTCATCAACTTCGGCTACTGGGCCTGGTTGCCGGAGCCCACCGACCGGCCGCTGACCGAGGACGACCGGATCCGCAGCGAGCAGGACCTCTACCGACTGGTGCTGGACACCTGCGACCGGCCGCGCGGCCGCACCGCGCTGGAGGTCGGCTGCGGGCGCGGCCTGGGCTGCGCGCTGGCCCTGCGGGAGTTCGACTTCGGGTCGGTGATCGGCCTGGACGCCCACCCCGACCAGATCGCCCGCGCCCTGGAGGCCAACGCCGAGCTGCTCACCGAGAAGGCCGGCCCCCGCCGGCTGGAGTTCGTGCTCGGCCCGGCCCAGCGGATGCCGCTGCCGGACGCCTGCACCGACGTCGTCTACTCCGTCGAGGCCGCCCAGCACTTCCGTGACCTGGCCGGCTTCGCCCGGGAGGCGGTGCGGGTGCTGCGCCCGGCGGGGCACTTCGCGCTGGCCACGTTCCTCGCCCGGGTCCCGGACGCGGTGCGGGTGCTGCCCCAACTGCTGCCCCCGTACGCCAACGGGCTGGACATGACGCACCTGGTGGACGACGTGGCCGGGACGTTCACCGCGGCCGGGCTGCGGGACGTCGCGGTGACGCCGATCGGCGACGGGGTCTGGGAGTCCTACGACCGCTATATGGCCGAGCGGCCGGAGCTGCGCGACAAGTGGCCCCGGCAATACCTGACGGCCTATCAAACAGGCTTGCTGGACTACTACTTGATCACCGCGGCGGCCCCGGCCGACTGA
- a CDS encoding MsnO8 family LLM class oxidoreductase codes for MRMTQFSILDRSRTREGHPPAAALRDTVELARYAERLGYHRFWVAEHHGVPGVAGSAPTVLAAAVASATSTIRVGTGGVMLPNHRPLVVAEQFGVLESLFPGRIDMGLGRSVGFTGGIRRALGTQKDAAEGFEGQLAELLGYFTGTQTAHPQVHARPAEGLTVPAFVLATGAGARVAARAGLALVIGDFRDREKLSAAVEEYRAAFRPSTLWPRPYVVISGTVAVAGTPDAARRLLIPEARALAHSRTHGVFPPLAPVGGAVSGDGMSARERGFYEDALLGHVHGTEEQVARELAALVERTAADEVLVTTSTHDRAALRESYERLARVVGLAGRG; via the coding sequence ATGCGGATGACACAATTCTCGATCCTGGACCGCTCCCGCACCAGGGAGGGACACCCACCCGCCGCGGCGTTGCGGGACACCGTGGAGCTGGCCCGGTACGCCGAGCGGCTGGGGTACCACCGGTTCTGGGTGGCCGAGCACCACGGCGTCCCCGGGGTCGCCGGCTCGGCACCCACCGTGCTGGCCGCCGCGGTGGCCTCGGCGACCTCGACGATCCGGGTCGGCACCGGCGGGGTGATGCTGCCCAACCACCGCCCGCTGGTGGTCGCCGAGCAGTTCGGGGTGCTGGAGTCGCTCTTCCCGGGGCGGATCGACATGGGGCTGGGGCGGTCGGTCGGCTTCACCGGCGGGATCCGGCGGGCGCTGGGCACGCAGAAGGACGCCGCCGAGGGCTTCGAGGGGCAGCTGGCCGAGCTGCTGGGGTACTTCACCGGCACCCAGACCGCCCATCCGCAGGTGCACGCCCGGCCCGCCGAGGGGCTGACGGTGCCGGCGTTCGTGTTGGCGACCGGCGCCGGCGCGCGGGTGGCGGCCCGGGCCGGGCTGGCCCTGGTCATCGGCGACTTCCGCGACCGGGAGAAGCTGTCGGCGGCGGTCGAGGAGTACCGCGCGGCGTTCCGCCCGTCGACGCTGTGGCCGCGGCCGTACGTGGTGATCTCCGGGACGGTGGCGGTGGCCGGGACGCCGGACGCGGCGCGGCGGCTGCTGATACCGGAGGCGCGGGCGCTGGCGCACTCCCGGACGCACGGGGTGTTCCCGCCGCTCGCGCCGGTGGGGGGCGCGGTGTCCGGGGACGGGATGTCGGCGCGCGAGCGCGGCTTCTACGAGGACGCGCTGCTCGGGCACGTCCACGGCACGGAGGAGCAGGTCGCCCGGGAGCTCGCGGCGTTGGTCGAGCGCACCGCGGCGGACGAGGTGTTGGTGACCACCAGCACCCACGACCGGGCGGCGCTGCGCGAGTCCTACGAGCGGTTGGCGCGGGTGGTCGGCCTCGCGGGGCGGGGCTGA
- a CDS encoding TerD family protein has protein sequence MTPGSNLPLSAARVAVTVTAPVRLDVSGLLLTAGGTVRSDDDFVFYNQPTAPGVSHRAAADGDTITVDTAAVPPDVDKVVVTASLDAPGTTFAGTEPTGTLTEVDGGAVLATFTPPRLGPETALVVMELYRRGGGWKVRAVGQGYADGLAGIATDFGVDVSEPAAPPAPAPQAPAAPAAPPAPPAPPAPVPPGQWAPPTGPPAPLAPPPAAGHPAAPAPPATGKINLDKGRVSLRKNQTVSLVKGGRPLLGSVLMGLGWEPARRARSIDLDASVIAYGPDRGKVDNCYFGKLMILDGAVQHSGDNLTGDGAGDDEAITVHLGGIPPEVTGLVFTVNSFSGQKFSEVAQAYCRLTDAQTGEELVRFDLTGSEPHTGVLMAKLVRQYSGEWEMTALGSFVDARTVRGMVKPGAAAL, from the coding sequence ATGACTCCTGGCTCGAACCTCCCGCTCAGCGCCGCGCGGGTGGCGGTGACCGTCACCGCCCCCGTGCGGCTGGACGTGTCGGGCCTGCTGCTCACCGCCGGCGGCACGGTGCGCTCCGACGACGACTTCGTCTTCTACAACCAGCCCACCGCGCCCGGGGTGAGCCACCGCGCGGCGGCCGACGGCGACACCATCACGGTGGACACCGCCGCGGTGCCACCGGACGTCGACAAGGTCGTGGTGACCGCGAGCCTGGACGCGCCCGGCACCACCTTCGCCGGCACCGAGCCGACCGGCACGCTCACCGAGGTGGACGGCGGCGCGGTGCTGGCCACCTTCACGCCGCCGCGGCTGGGCCCGGAGACCGCGCTGGTGGTCATGGAGCTCTACCGCCGCGGCGGCGGCTGGAAGGTCCGCGCGGTCGGCCAGGGCTACGCCGACGGACTCGCCGGCATCGCCACCGACTTCGGCGTGGACGTCTCCGAACCGGCCGCCCCGCCGGCCCCCGCGCCCCAGGCACCCGCCGCGCCCGCCGCACCGCCGGCTCCCCCCGCTCCCCCGGCCCCCGTCCCGCCGGGCCAGTGGGCCCCGCCCACCGGTCCCCCGGCGCCGCTCGCCCCGCCGCCGGCCGCCGGCCATCCCGCCGCGCCCGCGCCGCCCGCCACCGGCAAGATCAACCTCGACAAGGGCCGGGTCAGCCTGCGGAAGAACCAGACCGTCTCGCTGGTCAAGGGCGGCCGCCCGCTGCTCGGCTCGGTCCTGATGGGGCTGGGCTGGGAGCCGGCCCGGCGCGCCCGGAGCATCGACCTGGACGCCTCGGTCATCGCCTACGGCCCGGACCGCGGCAAGGTCGACAACTGCTACTTCGGCAAGCTGATGATCCTCGACGGCGCCGTCCAGCACTCCGGCGACAACCTCACCGGAGACGGCGCCGGCGACGACGAGGCGATCACCGTGCACCTCGGCGGCATCCCCCCGGAGGTCACCGGCCTGGTCTTCACCGTCAACTCCTTCTCCGGCCAGAAGTTCTCCGAGGTCGCCCAGGCGTACTGCCGGCTGACCGACGCCCAGACCGGCGAGGAGCTGGTCCGCTTCGACCTGACCGGCTCCGAACCGCACACCGGCGTGCTGATGGCCAAGCTGGTCCGGCAGTACTCCGGCGAGTGGGAGATGACCGCGCTCGGCTCGTTCGTCGACGCCCGCACCGTCCGCGGCATGGTCAAGCCCGGGGCCGCCGCGCTGTAG
- a CDS encoding GlsB/YeaQ/YmgE family stress response membrane protein, translated as MGIVSWLVLGLITGLIAKVLLPGRDPGGLVGTTLIGIAGSFIGGWLSTRFLDRPIPRDFYDPSMWIAAVAGSLVLLIAYRLLFGSSRR; from the coding sequence ATGGGCATCGTCAGCTGGCTCGTACTGGGCCTGATCACCGGCCTGATCGCCAAGGTGCTGCTGCCGGGGCGGGACCCGGGCGGCCTGGTCGGCACCACCCTGATAGGCATCGCCGGCTCCTTCATCGGAGGCTGGCTCTCCACCCGCTTCCTGGACCGCCCGATCCCGCGGGACTTCTACGACCCGTCGATGTGGATCGCCGCGGTGGCCGGCTCCCTGGTCCTGCTGATCGCCTACCGTCTGCTCTTCGGCAGCTCCCGGCGCTGA
- a CDS encoding NAD-dependent epimerase/dehydratase family protein encodes MTAPRTVLLTGAAGGVGTLMRALLPPYGHRLRLFDQRPIEGEPDAVTAELADAEALRAAVRGVDAIVHLAGISLESSFERILSANIEGTYRLYEAAREAGVRRVVFASSNHAVGFAPRPPDGSAALPVDTPHRPDTFYGLSKCFGEDLAALYWERHGIETVSLRIGSCFPRPTTVRMLSIWLSPADCARLLHAALTAEGVGHTVAYASSANTRLWWDLSTARALGYDPQDDSEPYAAELLAAQGPLDPDNPEHTHLGGAFCTNPPIWPH; translated from the coding sequence ATGACCGCACCCCGCACCGTCCTGCTCACCGGCGCCGCCGGCGGCGTCGGCACCCTGATGCGCGCGCTGCTGCCGCCCTACGGCCACCGGCTGCGGCTCTTCGACCAGCGTCCGATCGAGGGCGAACCGGACGCCGTCACCGCGGAGTTGGCGGACGCCGAGGCGCTGCGCGCGGCGGTCCGCGGGGTCGACGCGATCGTCCATCTCGCCGGCATCTCCCTGGAGTCGTCCTTCGAACGGATCCTGAGCGCCAACATCGAGGGCACCTACCGGCTCTACGAGGCGGCCCGCGAGGCGGGCGTGCGCCGGGTGGTCTTCGCCTCCTCCAACCACGCCGTCGGCTTCGCCCCGCGCCCGCCGGACGGCTCCGCCGCCCTCCCCGTCGACACCCCGCACCGCCCCGACACCTTCTACGGCCTGTCCAAGTGCTTCGGCGAGGACCTCGCCGCCCTCTACTGGGAACGGCACGGCATCGAGACCGTCTCGCTGCGCATCGGCTCCTGCTTCCCGAGGCCGACCACGGTGCGGATGCTCTCCATCTGGCTGAGCCCGGCGGACTGCGCCCGGTTGCTGCACGCCGCGCTCACCGCCGAGGGCGTCGGCCACACCGTCGCCTACGCCTCCTCCGCCAACACCCGCCTGTGGTGGGACCTGTCCACGGCCCGCGCCCTGGGCTACGACCCGCAGGACGACTCCGAGCCCTACGCCGCGGAGCTGCTCGCCGCCCAAGGGCCGCTCGACCCGGACAACCCCGAACACACCCATCTTGGCGGGGCGTTCTGCACCAATCCTCCCATCTGGCCGCATTAG
- a CDS encoding 5-dehydro-4-deoxyglucarate dehydratase, which yields MTAHPPPAAGSRRPLTDRLGGLLFFPVTAFGPDGALDLDAFRTHVRAGVAAGAGAVFACCGTGEFHALAPDEYAACVAAAVDEAAGRVPVLAGTGYGTALAAQFAGLAHAAGADGLLAMPPYLVRADQAGLLRHYAALAAATPLPVVVYQRDNAVFAPDTVAALAQTPGIIGLKDGLGDLDLLQRIISAVRTAAPDRPFRYFNGLPTAELTGPAYRGLGVRLYSSAVFAFAPEIALAFHRALDDGDDATVARLLDGFYRPLVELRNQGSGYAVSLVKAGVRLRGGPPVGGVRPPLSDPGPAHVEQLARLLDRGLALVAAAPGSGA from the coding sequence GTGACCGCACACCCTCCCCCAGCCGCCGGCAGTCGCCGCCCGCTCACCGACCGCCTCGGCGGGCTGCTGTTCTTCCCCGTGACCGCCTTCGGCCCCGACGGCGCGCTGGATCTGGACGCCTTCCGGACCCATGTGCGCGCCGGCGTCGCGGCCGGCGCGGGCGCCGTCTTCGCCTGCTGCGGCACCGGCGAGTTCCACGCGCTCGCCCCCGACGAGTACGCCGCCTGCGTCGCCGCCGCGGTGGACGAGGCCGCCGGCCGGGTCCCGGTGCTCGCCGGCACCGGCTACGGCACCGCGCTCGCCGCCCAGTTCGCGGGCCTGGCGCACGCCGCCGGCGCCGACGGGCTGCTGGCCATGCCGCCCTACCTCGTCCGGGCCGACCAGGCCGGCCTGCTCCGCCACTACGCCGCGCTCGCCGCCGCCACCCCGCTCCCGGTCGTCGTCTACCAGCGCGACAACGCCGTCTTCGCCCCGGACACCGTCGCCGCCCTGGCCCAAACCCCCGGCATCATCGGCCTCAAGGACGGCCTGGGCGACCTGGACCTGCTCCAGCGCATCATCAGCGCGGTCCGCACCGCCGCCCCGGACCGGCCGTTCCGCTACTTCAACGGCCTGCCCACCGCCGAACTCACCGGCCCCGCCTACCGCGGCCTGGGCGTCCGCCTCTACTCCTCCGCCGTCTTCGCCTTCGCCCCCGAGATCGCGCTCGCCTTCCACCGGGCGCTGGACGACGGCGACGACGCCACCGTCGCCCGGCTGTTGGACGGCTTCTACCGGCCGCTGGTGGAGCTCCGCAACCAGGGCAGCGGATACGCCGTCTCGCTGGTCAAGGCGGGCGTGCGGCTGCGCGGCGGGCCGCCCGTCGGCGGGGTGCGGCCACCGCTGTCCGACCCCGGGCCCGCGCACGTCGAGCAGTTGGCCCGCCTCCTCGACCGGGGGCTGGCGCTGGTCGCGGCCGCGCCCGGGAGCGGCGCCTGA